Genomic window (uncultured Hyphomonas sp.):
GCTGGGCATGAAAACCAGCCGGGACACATCGCAGGGCTTCCGCAACACGTTCGGGGAGACGCTGGCCGCCGTGCTCTGCTCCCTCGCCAGCCGCAGCCAGCCGCTTGAAGACATCAATGAAGCCACGAACGGGTGTATCATCCGGTCGAAGATGCTGTCCTCGGTCTGGTCCTGGGAAGGTGACCTCATCATCACGCTGGAAGCGAAAGACGAAGGCACGCTGATGAGCGCCGCCATTACCGTTCCCGGGCAGCTTTCCGACATGGGCCAGTCCAAGCGCGTCCTGAAGGCGCTGGTGGAAGATGTCATGAAGTATCGTGACACGCCGGCCGGGAGCTGACTCCCGGTCCTGAACGCAGGCTCTTCACCTCAGCCCCGAAATACACTATGTGCAGCGCACAAGACGCTCCGGGCATGGAAAGCGCCCGGTCCGTGGAACGCACATGGGTGCGGAAAGCGGAATGTTGGCGGCCATTCGGGCTGCACCGGGTAACAACTTCCATCCTAGGAACGACAGACATTGACTGAAAAAACATTCGCCGACCTCGGGCTCGGCCCGAACATTCTCAAAGCCCTGGACGAGTCGGGCTACACGCATCCGACCCCGATCCAGGCTGAAGCCATCCCGCATGTCCTGAATGGCGGCGACGTCACCGGCATCGCCCAGACCGGCACCGGCAAAACGGCTGCCTTCGTGCTGCCGATGATCCACCGCCTGGCCCGTGGCCGCGCCAGGGCCCGCATGCCGCGCTGCCTGATCCTCTGCCCGACGCGCGAACTCGCTGCGCAGGTTGCCGAGAGTTTCGAAAAATACGGCAAGTATCTGAAGCTCACCATGGCGCTGCTGATCGGCGGGGTCAGCTTCAAGGAGCAGGAAGGCCTGCTGCAACGCGGCGTCGACGTGCTGATCGCGACGCCTGGCCGCCTGCTCGACCAGTTCGACCGCGGCAAGCTGCTGCTGATGGGCGTGGAATACTTCATCATCGACGAAGCCGACCGCATGCTCGACATGGGCTTCATTCCCGACATCGAGAAGATCTGCGCCAAGCTGCCGCCGCGCCGCCAGACGCTGCTCTTCTCCGCGACCTTCCCGACCGATATTCAACGCCTTGCGAAAACTTTCCAGCGCGATCCGGTCAAGATCGAAGTCGCCCGTCCGACCGATGCCGCGACCACGATCACCCAGCATGTCGTCCACCTGCCGAACGACAGCGCCAAGGCCAAGCGGACCGCACTGCGCCGCGTGATCGAGTCGCGCGACGTGAAAAACGGCATCGTCTTCTGTAACCGCAAGGTCGAAGTCGACATTGTTGCAGCCTCGCTGACCAAGCACGGCCATGACGCCGCGCCGATCCATGGCGACCTGCCGCAATCCATCCGGACTGAAACGCTTCAGAAATTCCGCGATGGCGACCTGAAACTTCTGGTCGCCTCCGACGTCGCCGCCCGCGGGCTGGACATTCCGGATGTGGGCCATGTCTTCAACTACGCCCCGCCGCCGAAGGACGAAGACTACATCCACCGGATCGGCCGCACGGGCCGCGCCGGGCGCACCGGCGAGAGCTTTACGTTGGTCTCCCCGGATGATGAGAAGTCCTGGGGCTTTGTCCTCAAGATGATCAACAAGGATGTCGACGAGTACATGCCGGAAGGCCTGCTCGAAGAAATCGAAAACCTGCCGCCGGAAGAAAAGTCCGGGCGCGGGCGCCGTGGCAGCAGCCGCGATAGCGGACGCAGCCGGGGCGGACGCGGTGAGCGGACGCGCGGCGGGAGCCGCAGCCGTAGCCGCCGTGAGGAAACGGAGCAGGATGACGCGGAAAACGTGACGGCCTCCGAACCGGCAGACACGCCTGTGAAAGAAGACGCGCCGGCCAAGCCTGAAACAGAGGCAAAATCCGACAAGCCGCAAAAGGCTGCAAAGACTGAGAAGGCTGAAAAGCCAGAGAAATCCGAGAAGTCAGAGAAACCTGAAAAGTCGGAGAAGTCTGAAAAACCGAAGCGCGAACGCGCCGAGCGCAAGGACAAGCCGAAACGCGATCGCAGCAAACGCAAGGATGACGATCTCATCCTGGATCCGGCCCCGGAAAACGTCAAAGGCTTCGGCAACGACATCCCGGCCTTCCTGAAGCGCTAAGCCGGCGCTCACCGAACAGAAAAAGGCCCCTCATCCTTGCGGACGAGGGGCTTTTTCTTTGTCTATTTCTAGGGGCTAGCGCTTCAGCCTGCCCTGGATCTGCTTGCGGAACTTCTCGCCATAAGGCGGGCGGATCATCGAGATCATTTCGCTACCCGTCTGTGTAAAGACAGATTTCTTATGGCTGAACTCCATGAAGCCTTCGCGGCCATGGTAAGACCCCATACCCGACGGGCCGACTCCGCCAAAGGGCAGGTCTTCCTGGCCGACATGCATGATCACGTCATTCACGGTCACACCGCCGGAGGTGGTATTGTTCAGCACCATATCCTTTTCAGCGGCATCTTCGCCGAAATAGTAGAGGCCAAGGGGACGGTCATGGGCGTTGATATAGGCGATCGTGTCCTTGGTATCGGCGTAGGACTTGATCGGCAGGATCGGGCCGAAGATCTCGTCCTGCATCACTTTCAGATCATCCGACGGGTCGACGATGATGTGCGGCGGGATCTTGTGGTGCGGCTGCTGGGAGAAATTCTCCCCGGTCGGGTTGATCTCGATGACTTCGGCGCCTTTTGATTTCGCTTCGTCGATATAGCCCATCAGGCGGTCATAGTGGCGCTGGTTCACGATGGACGTGTAGTCCTCATTGTCCTTCAGGCCGCTCGGATACATCGTCTCGATGGCCTTGGTTGCCGCCGCCACAAAGTCGGACGTCTTTTCCTTCGGCACAAAGGCATAGTCCGGCGCGAGGCAGATCTGCCCGGCGTTCAGCGCCTTGCCCGCCATGATCCGGGTCGCCGCCTTCTGCAGGTCGGCCGACCGGCCGAGCACGACCGGGCTCTTGCCGCCGAGTTCCAGTGTCAGCGGAACGAGATTGTCCGCTGCGGCCCGCATGACATGATGCGCGATGGAGGTCGCGCCGGTGAACAGGATGTGGTCGAACGCAAGCTTCGTGAACTCGGCGCCGATCTCCGGCCCGCCGGTGATCACGGCCACTTCTTCCTCGGAATAATACTGGGCGATGGCCTTCTTCATCACTTCGGATGTGACTTCGGTGAATTCGGACGGCTTGATCATGCAGCGATTGCCCGCCGCGAACACGCCGGCCAGCGGCGTGAAGGTCAGGTTCACCGGGAAGTTCCACGGGCTGATAACGCCAATCACGCCTTTCGGCTGGTACTGGATTTCCGCTCTCGCGCCCAGCAGGCCGAGCGGGAATTCCGGCTTGCGCTTGTCCGGGCGCATCCATTTGGCGAGATGTTTCTTCGCATGCTTCAGCGCGCCGATGGAGCCGGCAATGTCGGTGAAGCCGGACTGGTCCTTCGAGCGGTGCCCGAAGTCCTGGCACATGGCGTCAACCAGTTCGTCATTGTAGGTGATCAGCAGTTCGATGGCCTTGTCCAGCCACTCTGTCCGCTTGGCTGCGGACGGAATTCCGTCGCGGATATGCGCGGCTTTCTGCTTTGCGAGAATGCCGGCCATGCCGGTGGTGGGGGCGCTGTCGAGGGCCATGGATCCGATCTCCCTGCTTATCGGTTGCTGTGAACAGTGTAGCGCACGTTCAGGGCTTAACAATGGAAGATTGGCCTTGCCGCCGGGTGAGGCGTTCACAAGCGGTCCGGGGCGGCTAGATTGGCGCCAGATCAAGAGACACCGCCAAAGGGAGGGCGAGCATGAGCTACGAGCTGATTTCCTACGAACTGAAGGGCAATATCGCCGTCATCGCCTTCAACGACCCGAAGACAATGAATGCCTGCGGCGTCGACACCGCGCAGGAAATGCTGCACGCCCTAGAGAAAGCGGCCGACGAGGCGCGCTGCACCGTAATCACGGGCAATGGCCGCGGTTTCTGCTCCGGCGCCAATCTCGGCAAAGTCTCGGGCCCGTCGCTCAGCCATCCGGACTCCAAGCCGGATGCCGGCCGTCCGCTGGACACTCATTACAACCCGATGATCGTCGCCATCCGCGAACACCCTCATCCGGTCATTACCGCCATCAACGGCGCGGCGGCGGGCGTGGGTTGTTCCATCGGCCTGATGGGCGACCTGATCGTTGCGGGCAAAAGCGCCTACTTCCTGCAGGCGTTCCGACGCATCGGCCTCGTGCCGGATGGCGGCTCCACCTGGCTGCTGGCCCGCAATATCGGCCGGGTCCGCGCGATGGAGATGGCTCTGTTCGGCGAAAAGCTCCCTGCAGACAAGGCACTGGAGTGGGGGATGATCAACAAGGTCGTCGAGGACGACCAGCTCATGGCGACCGCAATGGAATGGGCCGAGACCCTTTCGACCGGCCCCACCGTGGCGCTCGCCGGCATGCGCAAACTGATCTGGGATGCCACCGAGGGCGACCTTGGCGAAGCGCTGCATGAAGAGCGACTGGCACAGCGCACGGCGGGGCGGACGGCGGATTTTGCGGAGGGAGTCAAAGCCTTCCTCGAGAAGCGTCCGGCAAACTTTCAGGGAAAGTAACCTAAGATTTATGACGGTTACCCACGCGCCTTTAAGAATGGGGTAATTCCTTACCGTTACATCCTCCGCATTCAGGAGGCTGGGGATGGGTTATCGCCTTATTCATTTCAACTGTGCGCGCCCACTTGGGGCGTTCAGTCTTGAAAATGAGTTCATTCGTGTTTTCGTAAGCATCATGCCGCGCGTTTTTGCGGATGCTGCCGCGTTTGAAGGCCTGCACTTTCACCGTCATGGCGTGCGCCGCCCGGACGGGGTGTGGATGCCTTTGGACGGTATCTTCCCTTATCCGGAAGGCATGGGCGCACCAGACGTGTCGACCATGGGCGGCTGGGAATCCTTTGAAAAATTGCGGGAATTTTCCTATTCCGGCCGCACTCATCCGCCGAGCATGCGACGTCTGGCAGCGGAGATCGACCGTTCCAATGGCGCCAGCTTTGTGATGTGGTGGTCTCCGAGAGGCGAAAAAGTCTCGATGGAGGACGGATGGCAGAAACTGCAGCATCTGAGGCAACACGGCTCGACACCGGAAGCCTTCTCGCTGGACGATCCGATGGATCGCCCCGTCGCCGCATGAGTCTGACGCGCCGTGGCACCCTCGCGGCCCTGTCCTTCCTGGTCCTGGGCGCCTGCGCCAGCGCACCCACCCCGCCAGACACAACGATTTATCTCGTCCGCCACGCGGAAAAACAGGCCGGAGACAATCCGGACCTGACTGTCGTGGGCCGTGCCCGCGCCGATATCCTGTCGCGGGAACTACAGGATGCAGGGCTGACGGAAGTCTGGTCCACTGACACGACCCGCACGATCGAAACCGCCAAGCCGACCGCGACCCGCGCTGGCCTGCCCGTCCAGATTTATGACGCCAGCCGCCAGGCCGCCTTCGCCAACCGGCTGAAAGCGACGCCCGGCGCCATTCTGGTCGTCGGCCATTCCAATACGATTCCGGACCTTGTGGACCTGCTGGGCGGCAAGCCTGGCGCCCCGATCAACGAGGCCACGGAGTATGACCGGCTCTATGTCGTGACAGTTACCAAAGGCCGGGCGAAGAGCGAGCTGCGCCGGTACGGGGAATAGGCGATATCCAACCGGAAAGAGAATCCGGTGTTGGATAAACCACCCCTCAGACCCTCACAAATCCAATCTACAGACCTTCTATACACCCTATATAGCGGCGCCTGACCGGCTCTATTTGCGCTTTTTCGCCTTCGCGGCCAGCGCAACGGCGAATGCCTTGCGGCCCCATTCGCTGGCAAGGTCTGCCTCATCCATCGCATCCGGCGGCAGGCTGAGATAGCCCATGTCCGTCTGCTTGCCGTCGCTTGGCCGGGTCCAGATGAAGGGCTCGCAGCCTTCGGCTTCGAGTTCTGCGCGCAAGTCCGCGTCGGTTTTCAGGTAGATCACATCATCTGACAGCAGGGCGAACATCAGCCCGTCCCTGAATACGCCCGCGCCGCCGAACATGCGCCGGACGCTGACCGGCCCCATCGGCGCGAACAGTTCCATGACGAACTCATGGAACGGGTCCGGCGGCTTCGCCATCAGGGCGCGGCGGGGCGGCCGAGCCGGTAGACGCCCTTGAAAGCGTCAGGGTCTTCCACCGGTTTGCCTTTGCGGTAGATCAGCACCGTGCCTTCCTTGTGCAGGCGGACCGCCTCGGCCCGCACATCCTTGAGGACGCGCTGGAACTGCTTCTCACTGACGGCCCGGGCCGCCTGTTCCGCACTGATCGACTTTCCCGGCCCTGCCGCCTCGGTCAGCTCCAGGATCGCCTCGCGGACGGGATTTGTGGATGGCTCGCTCATGCGCGGGGCGCCTCTTTCAGATAATCGACAAGATCGGCAAAGTTCTCCGGAAATACCGGGTCCGGCAAGGCACGGATGTCAGCGGGCGAAAGCCAGGCGACCTGCTGGATCATTTCCTGCTCGACCGGTTCCCAGCCGGAGCGGTC
Coding sequences:
- a CDS encoding zinc ribbon domain-containing protein, which codes for MFCTQCGRKFGETDRFCAQCGAPKAGADAVSPQPPPVPETDPSLDWRASMVPREIMGHPEVRARIEAVTGANPRGMSAEQFYEFARPVMAIAGAGPVPPLKLIKDISLPISAKLGMKTSRDTSQGFRNTFGETLAAVLCSLASRSQPLEDINEATNGCIIRSKMLSSVWSWEGDLIITLEAKDEGTLMSAAITVPGQLSDMGQSKRVLKALVEDVMKYRDTPAGS
- a CDS encoding DEAD/DEAH box helicase — its product is MTEKTFADLGLGPNILKALDESGYTHPTPIQAEAIPHVLNGGDVTGIAQTGTGKTAAFVLPMIHRLARGRARARMPRCLILCPTRELAAQVAESFEKYGKYLKLTMALLIGGVSFKEQEGLLQRGVDVLIATPGRLLDQFDRGKLLLMGVEYFIIDEADRMLDMGFIPDIEKICAKLPPRRQTLLFSATFPTDIQRLAKTFQRDPVKIEVARPTDAATTITQHVVHLPNDSAKAKRTALRRVIESRDVKNGIVFCNRKVEVDIVAASLTKHGHDAAPIHGDLPQSIRTETLQKFRDGDLKLLVASDVAARGLDIPDVGHVFNYAPPPKDEDYIHRIGRTGRAGRTGESFTLVSPDDEKSWGFVLKMINKDVDEYMPEGLLEEIENLPPEEKSGRGRRGSSRDSGRSRGGRGERTRGGSRSRSRREETEQDDAENVTASEPADTPVKEDAPAKPETEAKSDKPQKAAKTEKAEKPEKSEKSEKPEKSEKSEKPKRERAERKDKPKRDRSKRKDDDLILDPAPENVKGFGNDIPAFLKR
- a CDS encoding coniferyl aldehyde dehydrogenase encodes the protein MALDSAPTTGMAGILAKQKAAHIRDGIPSAAKRTEWLDKAIELLITYNDELVDAMCQDFGHRSKDQSGFTDIAGSIGALKHAKKHLAKWMRPDKRKPEFPLGLLGARAEIQYQPKGVIGVISPWNFPVNLTFTPLAGVFAAGNRCMIKPSEFTEVTSEVMKKAIAQYYSEEEVAVITGGPEIGAEFTKLAFDHILFTGATSIAHHVMRAAADNLVPLTLELGGKSPVVLGRSADLQKAATRIMAGKALNAGQICLAPDYAFVPKEKTSDFVAAATKAIETMYPSGLKDNEDYTSIVNQRHYDRLMGYIDEAKSKGAEVIEINPTGENFSQQPHHKIPPHIIVDPSDDLKVMQDEIFGPILPIKSYADTKDTIAYINAHDRPLGLYYFGEDAAEKDMVLNNTTSGGVTVNDVIMHVGQEDLPFGGVGPSGMGSYHGREGFMEFSHKKSVFTQTGSEMISMIRPPYGEKFRKQIQGRLKR
- a CDS encoding enoyl-CoA hydratase/isomerase, producing the protein MSYELISYELKGNIAVIAFNDPKTMNACGVDTAQEMLHALEKAADEARCTVITGNGRGFCSGANLGKVSGPSLSHPDSKPDAGRPLDTHYNPMIVAIREHPHPVITAINGAAAGVGCSIGLMGDLIVAGKSAYFLQAFRRIGLVPDGGSTWLLARNIGRVRAMEMALFGEKLPADKALEWGMINKVVEDDQLMATAMEWAETLSTGPTVALAGMRKLIWDATEGDLGEALHEERLAQRTAGRTADFAEGVKAFLEKRPANFQGK
- a CDS encoding DUF3291 domain-containing protein, with the protein product MGYRLIHFNCARPLGAFSLENEFIRVFVSIMPRVFADAAAFEGLHFHRHGVRRPDGVWMPLDGIFPYPEGMGAPDVSTMGGWESFEKLREFSYSGRTHPPSMRRLAAEIDRSNGASFVMWWSPRGEKVSMEDGWQKLQHLRQHGSTPEAFSLDDPMDRPVAA
- a CDS encoding phosphoglycerate mutase family protein; its protein translation is MSLTRRGTLAALSFLVLGACASAPTPPDTTIYLVRHAEKQAGDNPDLTVVGRARADILSRELQDAGLTEVWSTDTTRTIETAKPTATRAGLPVQIYDASRQAAFANRLKATPGAILVVGHSNTIPDLVDLLGGKPGAPINEATEYDRLYVVTVTKGRAKSELRRYGE
- a CDS encoding TfoX/Sxy family protein, whose product is MAKPPDPFHEFVMELFAPMGPVSVRRMFGGAGVFRDGLMFALLSDDVIYLKTDADLRAELEAEGCEPFIWTRPSDGKQTDMGYLSLPPDAMDEADLASEWGRKAFAVALAAKAKKRK
- a CDS encoding DUF3253 domain-containing protein, which produces MSEPSTNPVREAILELTEAAGPGKSISAEQAARAVSEKQFQRVLKDVRAEAVRLHKEGTVLIYRKGKPVEDPDAFKGVYRLGRPAAP